Proteins from a genomic interval of Gluconacetobacter diazotrophicus PA1 5:
- a CDS encoding hemolysin family protein, giving the protein MILLAGLIAIIALIAVSILISLSEISFAAARDVRLRTRAEAGDTRAVNFLRLRRNSGQVITVLQICLNAVGVLGGVISSELITPPLALILHSAGLAAGLAADVASTASFLLVTGLFVLFADLLPKRIAMNAPDRVALAIGWFPAIALRVLFPAVWIFSKISDVILRALRIPAASAVEPVTPEDLRAILAAGTASGILLEQEHQMIQNVLGLQDRSVTSAMTPRDEIVFLDVQESTESQRDKVRAKPYSRYPLCNGGLDNVIGSIRAEDVLAAVVEDAPTATPGTVLPAARQISRMRRDVLSLPDTLNLWDTLAQFDTHGAGFALIVNEYGLVVGLITFKDIMGALMDGLANPFEEQAIVRRDENSWLIDGAAPIGDVIRELGIATLPDSHNFDTIGGFIMHRLRRMARKADRVEAANFLFEVVDVEGFRINQLLVTRRPRRAEAD; this is encoded by the coding sequence GTGATTCTTCTGGCCGGCCTGATCGCCATCATCGCGCTGATCGCCGTCAGCATCCTGATCTCGCTGTCGGAAATCTCGTTCGCCGCCGCGCGTGATGTCAGGCTGCGCACCCGGGCCGAGGCCGGGGACACCAGGGCGGTGAATTTCCTGCGCCTGCGCCGCAACAGCGGGCAGGTCATCACGGTGCTGCAGATCTGCCTGAACGCCGTCGGCGTGCTGGGCGGCGTCATCAGCAGCGAACTGATCACCCCGCCCCTGGCGCTGATCCTGCATTCGGCCGGCCTGGCGGCGGGGCTGGCGGCGGACGTGGCCTCCACCGCGTCCTTCCTGCTGGTGACGGGCCTGTTCGTGCTGTTCGCCGACCTGCTGCCCAAGCGGATCGCGATGAACGCGCCGGACCGCGTGGCGCTGGCCATCGGCTGGTTCCCCGCCATCGCCCTGCGGGTGCTGTTTCCCGCCGTCTGGATCTTCTCGAAAATCTCCGACGTCATCCTGCGCGCGCTGAGGATCCCGGCGGCCTCGGCCGTGGAACCGGTCACGCCCGAGGACCTGCGCGCGATCCTGGCCGCCGGCACCGCATCGGGAATCCTGCTGGAGCAGGAACACCAGATGATCCAGAACGTCCTGGGGTTGCAGGACCGGTCCGTGACCTCGGCCATGACCCCGCGCGACGAAATCGTCTTCCTCGACGTGCAGGAAAGCACCGAGAGCCAGCGCGACAAGGTCCGCGCCAAGCCCTATTCGCGCTATCCGCTGTGCAATGGCGGGCTGGACAACGTCATCGGCTCGATCCGCGCCGAGGACGTGCTGGCCGCCGTGGTCGAGGACGCGCCGACCGCCACCCCCGGCACGGTCCTGCCGGCCGCGCGCCAGATCTCGCGCATGCGGCGCGACGTGCTGTCGCTGCCCGATACGCTGAATCTGTGGGACACGCTGGCCCAGTTCGACACGCACGGCGCGGGCTTCGCGCTGATCGTGAACGAATACGGGCTGGTGGTCGGGCTGATCACGTTCAAGGACATCATGGGCGCGCTGATGGACGGCTTGGCCAACCCGTTCGAGGAACAGGCCATCGTGCGCCGCGACGAAAATTCGTGGCTGATCGACGGCGCGGCCCCGATCGGCGACGTGATCCGCGAACTCGGGATCGCGACGCTGCCCGACAGCCACAATTTCGATACGATCGGCGGCTTCATCATGCACCGCCTGCGCCGCATGGCCCGCAAGGCCGACCGCGTCGAGGCCGCGAACTTCCTGTTCGAAGTGGTCGACGTCGAAGGCTTCCGCATCAATCAGCTCCTGGTCACGCGGCGCCCGAGGCGCGCCGAGGCCGACTGA
- a CDS encoding RrF2 family transcriptional regulator encodes MSLYGASTEYVLHSLLWLVGNPEPVSSLDLADLQNIPAAFVAKLLPRLEKAGLLEASEGLRGGYRLARPAEDISVLAVVDAVEGRKSLFNCQEIRRRCALFDERPPRWATQGVCGIHAVMLRAEQAMRQELARTSLADLARSVRDKAPLPFLGDAQSWFDERVQTRRTSKVRQRRRPDTP; translated from the coding sequence ATGTCACTTTATGGCGCAAGCACCGAATATGTCCTGCACAGCCTTCTCTGGCTCGTCGGCAATCCCGAACCTGTCAGCAGCCTCGATCTGGCGGACCTGCAGAACATTCCCGCGGCGTTTGTCGCCAAGCTTCTTCCCAGGCTCGAAAAGGCCGGCCTTCTTGAAGCTTCCGAAGGGTTGAGGGGTGGATACAGGCTGGCCAGACCCGCCGAGGACATCAGCGTGCTGGCCGTCGTCGACGCCGTTGAAGGCAGAAAGAGCCTTTTCAACTGTCAGGAAATCCGCAGACGCTGCGCCCTGTTCGACGAGCGGCCGCCACGATGGGCGACGCAGGGCGTTTGCGGCATTCACGCCGTCATGCTGCGGGCCGAGCAGGCCATGCGGCAGGAACTGGCTCGGACCTCGCTCGCCGATCTGGCCAGATCCGTTCGGGACAAGGCGCCGCTTCCGTTTCTGGGAGACGCGCAATCGTGGTTCGACGAACGCGTGCAGACCCGCCGCACCAGCAAGGTCAGACAACGAAGACGGCCGGACACGCCCTGA
- a CDS encoding NAD-dependent epimerase/dehydratase family protein codes for MKVLVAGASGALGRPLMTRLRDAGHEVWGLAHRPESLKAVEKLGARPVKGDALDRSGMFTLLEQIRPEAVIDQLTSLPASPFDLPRRLPADRKLRLEGGGNLFDAAHACQVRRYIQQSCGFYLDGDGGLATEASPLRIGAPGNIGESARMYADLENRVLGAHSMEGVGLRYGFFYGPGTWYWPDGAFSTHLSRGEISLVGAGSSTFSFIHVDDAAQATVAALTAAAGLYNVVDSQPTKMAEWLPAYANWIGAEAPSDLGEQEALRLMGEESVYYQNSLTGACNRKALEVLGFMPRRLPWLDR; via the coding sequence ATGAAAGTTCTTGTCGCCGGTGCCAGCGGAGCGCTGGGCCGTCCGCTGATGACGCGTCTGCGAGACGCAGGGCACGAGGTCTGGGGGCTGGCTCACCGCCCCGAGAGCCTCAAGGCCGTCGAGAAGCTCGGTGCCCGTCCCGTGAAGGGCGATGCGCTCGACCGGTCCGGCATGTTCACACTTCTCGAGCAGATCCGTCCGGAAGCGGTGATTGACCAGCTCACCTCTCTTCCCGCCAGTCCCTTCGATTTGCCCAGGCGCCTTCCCGCCGACCGTAAGCTGCGTCTTGAAGGTGGCGGCAACCTGTTTGATGCCGCTCATGCATGCCAGGTACGGCGCTACATCCAGCAATCCTGCGGTTTCTATCTGGACGGTGACGGCGGCCTGGCGACGGAAGCATCGCCCCTGAGAATCGGTGCGCCCGGCAATATCGGAGAGAGCGCCCGTATGTATGCGGACTTGGAAAATCGGGTCCTGGGTGCGCATTCAATGGAAGGTGTAGGGCTGCGATATGGATTTTTCTACGGACCCGGAACCTGGTACTGGCCGGATGGTGCATTCAGCACGCACCTTTCCCGGGGCGAAATCTCCCTTGTCGGCGCAGGAAGCAGCACATTTTCGTTCATTCATGTGGATGATGCCGCACAGGCTACCGTGGCGGCTTTAACGGCGGCAGCCGGGCTCTATAACGTCGTCGATAGCCAGCCAACAAAAATGGCCGAATGGTTGCCGGCCTACGCAAACTGGATCGGAGCAGAGGCGCCCTCCGATCTGGGCGAGCAAGAGGCCCTGCGCCTGATGGGCGAGGAAAGCGTCTATTACCAGAACAGCCTGACGGGTGCATGCAATCGGAAAGCCCTGGAGGTATTGGGCTTCATGCCGCGGAGACTCCCCTGGCTCGACAGGTAG
- a CDS encoding glutathione S-transferase family protein, producing MSALVLHDDELDEECYRARLFLSLLGLKARIVAVDVVPGGLQDSPSFRAVSPAGLLPVLRIEGQEICGAGAVLLALAHKRGNWLPDEPGAFAQVAHWLHFASGPLRPAIAARRASLFGGGEPDAALQRQGEAALRIMEDHMAHRRLDGGSWFVGDAPSVADIALFPSFALSRDWGVDHAFYPALRRWMRAVRTVPGFVGMSGIPEYA from the coding sequence ATGAGTGCGCTGGTGCTGCATGACGATGAACTGGACGAGGAGTGCTATCGGGCCCGGCTGTTCCTCTCGCTGCTGGGGCTGAAGGCACGCATTGTGGCGGTGGATGTGGTGCCGGGCGGCCTGCAGGATTCCCCGTCCTTTCGTGCCGTCAGTCCGGCGGGGCTGCTGCCTGTGCTGCGGATCGAGGGGCAGGAAATCTGCGGTGCCGGCGCGGTGCTGCTGGCGCTGGCGCACAAGCGCGGAAACTGGTTGCCGGACGAGCCAGGTGCGTTCGCGCAGGTCGCGCACTGGCTGCATTTCGCGTCGGGCCCGCTGCGCCCCGCGATCGCGGCCCGGCGGGCCAGCCTGTTCGGCGGCGGCGAACCCGATGCCGCGCTACAGCGGCAAGGCGAGGCCGCGCTGCGGATCATGGAGGACCATATGGCCCATCGACGGCTGGATGGCGGGTCCTGGTTCGTGGGCGACGCGCCCAGCGTGGCCGATATCGCCCTGTTCCCATCCTTCGCCCTCAGCCGCGACTGGGGCGTGGACCACGCCTTCTACCCCGCGCTGCGGCGCTGGATGCGCGCGGTGCGGACGGTGCCGGGATTCGTCGGTATGTCCGGCATCCCCGAATATGCCTAA
- a CDS encoding Rieske (2Fe-2S) protein: MAGDRGGGWYPLMLSADLEPGTVAGCILRGRELAVWRDGAGQAHVWDDRCPHRGMRLSLGFVREGTLACLYHGWRFGAGGRCVHIPAHPDLTPAATIRAAPLRAVERHGLVWTAPEDGESSAPQDDPAMDAVEWTPVRSLRIDAPWGNVATAIGMPDGCRVAVLDRDVAGPVLAAILPVDGTRCMLHLLAGGPADRGGDRGRLHDLADWAQDVCRRMEETA, from the coding sequence ATGGCGGGGGATCGGGGCGGCGGATGGTATCCGCTGATGCTGTCGGCGGATCTGGAGCCCGGCACCGTGGCCGGCTGCATCCTGCGGGGCCGTGAACTGGCGGTCTGGCGGGACGGGGCGGGGCAGGCGCATGTCTGGGACGATCGCTGCCCGCATCGCGGCATGCGGCTGAGCCTGGGATTCGTGCGCGAGGGCACGCTGGCCTGCCTGTATCACGGCTGGCGCTTCGGGGCCGGGGGGCGCTGCGTGCATATCCCCGCCCATCCCGACCTGACGCCCGCCGCCACGATCCGTGCCGCGCCGTTGCGGGCGGTGGAACGTCACGGCCTGGTCTGGACGGCGCCGGAGGACGGCGAAAGCAGCGCCCCGCAGGACGATCCGGCGATGGACGCCGTGGAGTGGACGCCCGTGCGTTCGCTGCGCATCGACGCCCCCTGGGGGAACGTGGCGACGGCGATCGGGATGCCGGACGGATGCCGGGTGGCGGTGCTGGACCGTGACGTCGCCGGGCCCGTGCTGGCCGCGATCCTGCCGGTGGATGGCACGCGCTGCATGCTGCACCTGCTGGCGGGTGGTCCGGCCGACCGGGGCGGCGACCGGGGCCGGCTGCACGATCTGGCCGACTGGGCGCAGGATGTGTGCCGGCGGATGGAGGAAACGGCATGA
- a CDS encoding cupin domain-containing protein, whose amino-acid sequence MRKFIALAAMAASLWASPLLAATTVTPLLVHDLPGIPGKEGAMLTVDYAPGGSDPIHRHNASVFVYVLKGSITMQVEGGAPVTLKEGQTFFEGPNDVHLVGRNASQTEPARFLAFFVKDKTAPFVFPVH is encoded by the coding sequence ATGCGCAAGTTCATCGCTCTTGCCGCTATGGCAGCAAGCCTCTGGGCCTCTCCCCTCCTTGCGGCGACGACGGTCACGCCCCTGCTCGTCCATGATCTGCCAGGCATCCCCGGCAAGGAAGGCGCCATGCTGACGGTCGACTATGCGCCCGGAGGTTCGGACCCGATCCACAGGCATAATGCTTCGGTATTCGTCTACGTGCTGAAGGGAAGCATCACCATGCAGGTCGAAGGTGGCGCTCCCGTCACCCTGAAGGAAGGGCAGACCTTCTTTGAAGGACCGAACGACGTTCATCTCGTAGGGCGCAATGCCAGCCAGACGGAGCCTGCCCGTTTCCTTGCGTTTTTTGTCAAGGACAAGACGGCGCCCTTCGTTTTTCCCGTACACTGA